Genomic window (Apis cerana isolate GH-2021 linkage group LG1, AcerK_1.0, whole genome shotgun sequence):
ATAAGATTTAATGTAATTGTTATgtcttcattatatttatacaatacagTTTTTCTAATATGcaaacatttttctaatttatccaATGCCTTTTCTGGTTTACCTAAGTTAATATAAACTtcagatatttgaaaaatttcattagcttgtattattttatttaaaagtggaATTTGAGATTTGTCATCACAATCTAAGCAAtatgtagaattttttatattacataatgcaccattacattttaaacatttcattGCATTAAATCTTTCCTGCAAAGATGatcttataatatgattttataatttaattatatgttgcaacatatgttaaaactatttaaaataattaaaatttaaaatataattttaaaatataaaaacaaatattactaattggaatatttcaaaaaataaaaatatatttttttatatttaccacgaaatattgtaattttggtAGAGTGCATGCTTTACACTTACAAATAAAGCAAtactgattttttaaaattttttgtctaTTTTCTGTTGTCATATGTCTGTAGTGTGGACCTAGtagatgttttattatttcaatatgtaaCTAACATctagtttataataaaatagattttattaaataaattttactgtaccataacaattaaaaatttcttcaccttgagaaatatttcttgatgCTCTGACAATAAGATATTGATTTACAAagctaaaatttaataataaaaatatatgaatactaaaatataaatgtatatatatatattatataaattttaacattacatgttaattatattaggaTCACAAGAATGATTCATTATACTTGCAGAAGGATAAATTCCTGTAGCTACAATATCTTGTTGAATCATGGAAGAATCATTttcacttaaaaatatatttgattttgtaatGGCATGTCCATTACTAATAAGTTGAAGAATATATCGTAAAAGTAAAGAACTTATATAAAGTTGTTTgtcattatttgttaaaatattaaaatttaaattgaaaaaattatccaaaaattttttcattaaagaatcttcaagattatttgttttaaaaaaatttgtatatttaaataagtatatagtAAGCATAATAGCTGtctgcaataattattattataattattttattattatattattattattatatatatatttattatatataattaaataaaattttttcttttctaatatatatttttttcaaaaatatacatacaattcCATATATAGTTAAATCATCCATAGATAACTTATCAAAATTAGTAACTAAATTTtgcatttcattaaatttaatcttatcgGTTATAATTGAACAAGTTAATAAAACTTTGAGAGCTAAATGTCCTATTCCAATTTCTTTCCAAAGATTCATTTGATTTCCTGGACATTCCCAGCAATGATACAAAGACCATGCTTTagttaaacaattttcattgcaataaaaagtatttaaacatGTTCTACATCTGAAATGATACAACACaacataatttgtatatacaaaaattaatatattcataaattgattCTAGAAGCacaaacaaatatgaaaattgattttctaaagttataaacaatttacatTAGAGACAGAAAGTGAGCTTGTGATGACAGAATTGTCCCACTTTATTTCATCTTACTttatcaaaaacaaatttataatttactaaataaatttcaaattgaaatttgaaatttttgtatattaatttttttttacttaatttctaaaatcaacaatttttaaaatttttaaagatattttaaaaaatattaatatttttagtatataaaaaaaaggaaaaatattctgtatcaatataaataaattacttacgGAACAGGAATGTCAGTGTTCAAATTATTACAGtattggcaaaaattatatgtatcatGATTTAATAACACAAAACTGATAGGTTCTTCTAAGAAAAGAATATCaccttctttaataaatttgtttgctACTACATGCCTtcctaatttttcattatgtattCTATCTATAGTTATAGATGCATtaggaaaatttgtattttcttcaaatataatttgggattttaattttgatatatcatcAGTATTGTGTACAATATTTTGAACACATGACTCAATAAATGTtatgttacatatttttttttcaatattatctgaaagttaatgaaatattttatcaaaaattatttcaatataaaaaaataattgatatttaaaaatgtaaacttatttatttattatttacctcTCATAGAaggttttatataattaggatcatgaattaatttttgtattttagatAGTGTTTCTTTAGCTAAATGATGTTTgcccaattttaaataacattgtaTCGcacgtaaatataatttataatgtaattctttaggataatttaatttaattgataattcaatatcttttatacaATCCTTTTCATcatcaatttatattgatcATATAACAAATGtacatcataaaaataaattttaatataataaaacaacatatatataatcatgtgtatatagaataaataatattatttattttttacttacatcatatctatttaaataaaataatgaagcaGATCTATTTGCAATTGCAATTGGTAATTCACAACTATTCACAGGAGCATAAAGAGCACATTTTGTGTATGATTCAACacttttcatataattctttgcttgaaattctttatttcccATTATCTTAAAAGATTGTGCTTTggtaatagatttaaattcttttttattataatgatctttcaaccataaatatataagcttTCTAAAcatgaaagaatataaaaatttaaataataaaatataataaaaataattatgtaaataatgtcataacaataaaaataaaaatttgttacaaaaattaagataatcactaaaataaatattaatatttaaaatcataagaattaaataatatttataaattaataataaatattaattctttattataatttttatttcttactttatattttgatcattccataaatgaaacataatttcattttcatgttTTACATTCTTTTGTAAAAGAAATGTTGATTTTGATTTACATGTAAGAACTTCTAATACCTTCTGCCActccataatatatattaggtTAAAATtaggtaaaaaatattaggttaaaattttaaggttatcttattttataaatattacaaatattagtattcttaatacttttattgtttatgttataatatcaaataatatataatattgtttaattacaatctatattgtaaaaataatatatttattatatataaaataatattctttatatttatgcatttataagaaaatattttgtaagagtattacatacaaaaataataagaaattataaacatcaaaaatgttaaataatttatttttttgaattttcttgttgaatgaaatgtaatttattataaatattatattataatattatataataaaaaatttatacgaaataatttattatataatataaatatataattaatagtacTTAAGAATCAAATAAAGTAATAGTATAGTAtagatatgttttaaaattcataacttttttttttaatataataataaaattttaattaaaatctaaatttttaagaatatcatttttttcaatctaaataatcgatatataacttttaatattacaaaacaaataaaaataatataaataatttaaatttatattgaaataattattatttagaaagtaatacataaaaaaagcaatttatAATACAGGTTTGCTTTTTGAGGTAATAAGATTtcacttataaataaataataaataattaataaaatattatttacacataaaaatataataattattgttcatataagttataatttagTAAAGCATATGTACAAAATGTGTTCTGTGACTTCTaatcattttgttttaaaatttaaatatttatatatttttataaaaaaatacaaagttatttatataaacatttccattattacacaataaatagaatatagaaataaaaaatgatagtttttttgaagaattttaatcttttgtatttttttatgttctatatttataaataaaaataatgatgaatataaaaatatgtacattttgattaaagtttcgattattaatagattttggaataatattattgaatgcacattcataatttgaaattgcaagataattatattcattagtCTTCGTAATATGTgcgaattataatatcataatttacatatttaaatatattaaagacaaaaaaagTTTGTATTGATAGTATTttactgaaaatattttaattgcactttataaatattattattaaaacaaatccGATATTAAATCGTCATCGCCGTAATCACTGTAATCATCTGCTCCAGGTGGTACGAAAATTCCTCCGAGTACCCCAGAAAGATTTTCACCTAAACCCATTGTCGATGCAACTCCAAACACAAGTCTCATCATGAGTAATCTCATAAAATTCACTACATTCGTCTCTTTGCTTTGTAGAGATAACTGCGTTGTTTTCTTTGCTTTACCATCAACGCATCGAATCTGtcgaatattttagatatttaaataagtatttcagatatttaaaaaagtatttcggatatttaaattaatataaatatttaattaaaaattttattataaattcatagaagaaaaaacattcttatatatttgtataaataattatttgaaaatttatttttattattttttttactatagttaacatattttttcaaagtttttgttattttataaaagatatttacatactaatatttttttgtttaaaatttaaaatttgaaaaaagtttaatatcataaaaatcattaaatcatcatttatataacatatagaatttatgaattataaattaattttttataatagattttagatatattttgcatcgtatatgaaaatctaaaatcgttttcctgttatataataattaatagagagATTtgcatatcaatattataattaattgtaatacatGAATCTaagatttgaatatatttgcatgtaacatattcgttaatttcaaattttaatcgagttcTCGCTTAATCAGTACTTACGCTGACACAAGCAATGACAATTATTGCTAAGGCGAGCGTAATTCTCATTTTGCACTTCCGATGCGTTAATCACTTCCGGCGAATATCAGTGGATGCTTTTGCGATCGTTGGTCGCTCCTTTCCTCTTTATGTTCGTTTTGTTTCCCGCGATTTTGCTTGCATCGATGGGACCGTTCCAACTGACCACGCAGAGTGAGCAACGAGAACTGAACTATGCTTACCTGGGAGAAACGCATTCAGTTTTTATTCTCGTTAAACATTGACACTAATAGAGCACAAGTTGTAACATACAATCGAAAGGATGAACGATGAGGACAAAGTAAAATAAGTAGTACCTATGGTCGCAGAACTGAAGTTATTCTACGATAACGGTACATGACGAAAAAAGGCATCCAGGCCACCTCTCCAGGTTATGTGATACGTGCTTACGATACTATATGTATAATCGCGACTGTCAGAGGGTTTCTACTTattggaattaaaagaaaaaatattttctttaattattatctaatcaataatttaactaCTGTTTATTGAAGcgcttatattttctttccaatttaatgaatgaattttaaaatattcaaagaaaaatgattttaagcgaaataaatataaatttattatgtgttcattaaatattacaagaagtataatttaaatcgacTATTTTaggattatttcattttatataaagaatgtaaagttttttttttttgataaatgtgAGAATTATACATGTTTAAAACAGTCAAGAAATATTGACACAAATTTTTGCTTCTTTTCTaacaaacaaaacaaaatttattgatgataacacaaaaatataattaatgttttataatattttattatttattttttgtattaaatacgtatgtatatttatttatttttttatttatatcctatttatataagtaagtATTGTTCACTTATACACGAAACATGAAATAGATCTATCACCATAAACTAGCTTTCATTACCATTCAATGGTTCGCGATCGTTAAATTGTTCGTCAATCATTCGACATCGTAATGAGTCTCACATGTCGACTATTTAGGTTTGTCGGACAGAGAATAAGATTGatgaatgttaataaattgtttgttaaAAATGCTGTcttatatacattcatatatcAAATCTTAATACcgaacacattttttttttagattaattatctgaattcaaaaaaagtttatcataattgatttattaaattaaattttttattatataaattaaaagatttctaattttaaaaaatcagtatattttatccaaatttttaaactatttgttccaagttttaataaaaaataaatattaagatactAGAAAGATGcaataacatatttcaattttacatatatagaaagttttctcttctattttcacttttatttatatatttatttatatatctctctCGTCATTCGTAATACCACTGCATTCTCGACGTGATTCGATAGGCGAAAATAGATGGTTGCCAACGATAGTAGACAATCGGTCAGTCTGAACGATTGAATGGAAATGAAAGTCGTTCAGAAATAAGTAGCGGGTGTGACAATGACCGAGGTACGATCACCTCGGCGACGAAGGATGATGCTAATGACGATGTTCGATTTGCGGTGAAGACGAAGGACAGCCAGGGAGGATTCAGTTGGCACGAGGGTTTCCTTTGGAATCGGTGATCGAGCGAACACGGGGAGCTTGTAATGAAAGGCAGGATGCGCTCGGGACCGGACGTGATGTTCTTCGCATACAGAAACAGTTCCAGAAACGAAGGAAACACCGTCGTTGGACTATGATGATTGGTACCCCTCCATCAAGATAATCGTGTCCTAAGTATGGTATGGCAAAAAGACGTCACCGGATAGGTTTTCATGTCTTGTCAACAGtttgtacatttattttataacgcgCTACTAATTTTGTCCTCATCGAGtcggaaattattattgttcttttttagaattttcctCTTATGGTCTTACGTTTACTGTTAATCCGGACGCATTGTTGAAATGCACTTGCATGGAAAATTTAGTGTAAGAGAATTTTTTGgagatttattttagataattttgtaaaatgagCAAAAGTTTCCCctattttgaaataacatcgatgaaataaagaatccaTAGAAAAAGTagcaaattgaaaatgaaatacgaCTGCGAGAAAGATTTTTTGCGGAGAAAAGCGATTCAATAAAACGAAACGATCAATACTTTATCAATGAGACTTTCAATTGCAACCTATACAGGTAAACGCAGAATGGAGTAAACGTCAGGAGTTCATAGACCCAGTCTGGCCTATTATTTAAGTTTGTGCATTTGCATACATTTCCATACGTATATCAGTTGACAGTGAAATAtacgttttatattaaattttattgtaatttcttatctctttttatttacttgatcaagaatattttaaaatgacaaaattataatttttaaaataatatatacatatatcttcttctcatatattaataatactattttatactACAAAATTCTGACTGATCTtaaatcctcttttttttttttttttttgaaattttttcacattgCATTAAAAAGATgcggaaagaaataaatcttaaaagttTCTTCTGGTTTCGCcagaattatttgttattctttttgCATCTCGTTCAGATTCATTCGGAAGTGGCGGCCACGTCAATGTTTTTTCCcagaaatacaaaattcacGTTAcgtcaatttaaaaatcgattattattgaCAGAAGATCGTTTTCCCGTGACGTGAGTGCGTTAATGGGATACGTGTCGCCAAGCGTGAAACAATAGCACGTGTTTCTATCCTCGTTCGACTTGACACCGCTAGGAATCGGTTCCTCTTTCGCGCTATCCTTCGAGAGAGAGTTACTCTTCTCTCTGTTAGTGCGTGTCTCACCCTCACGGATGACACTTTGTTGGGGGCTCTGCGTCGAAGTTTTCACTCGAATTTCGTTCGTACACCGCCTCTGAGTGATGCAGCACGTTGAtcatatttctcttaaaaaaaatttgtaagaaaaGTTCATCCTTACGCGTGCGttcgttcttcttctttttttttttttgggcgATAAAGATGGATAAGTGGATCGTTGTTTCCCCAGTGCATGAAATTTCAACGTCTTCTTGTTTAGTTGGATTCTACATCGTGAATTGTGAATAAAATACTATTGATTGTTTTGTGATTACGTGATTTTGTGTAAATATTGgtagtaaaaagaaaagaaaagaaaaaaagttattagaaGAAATGAACGCGGAGGAAGTAAAAGTAGGATGCTTTCAAGTAGTCATAGTGCTGCTCCTTGGTATCAATTATGTCATAGTTGCGATGAGCCACGCATTGCCggtatttcataattatacgcctaaattttattgtcaggtaaattaattcttctgtctttcttctctatttacataatttcttaattcaattattcgttaattttacAACATATAACATCAAATAGTTATATTAACtattcaaattgatttaaacagaacagtaaaatattcattgctTTGActcataaatgaaatttttctctcttaagaaatattgttaattgttcATTCAAACGATTTACTTAACTTttgttttaatgataaatatatttgtgtgAACTAGCATAAGTAAAccgaattttatttcgtacatggtaacaaaaaaatttaatgatcatCAGTCGgtcgttcaaaaattaaattaattttaatacaattgacTACAGTTTCGaggaatacaaaaaaatatttaaattggatATTACAGGCCAAAAATGGAACGAAACGAACGTATGGTTGCCAAGAGCTTGGCAATATAACTCTTACAGCCAACGAGACTTCCGGTTTCAAAGAATCTATGAATACAGACTTGTGTTTCGGCGAGTATCAATTTGCAACCGAATTCGGAGAGAATAGCGTAGTGACGGAATGGCGTCTAGTTTGTGAAAAACGGTATTTGACATTCCTTGGGCCGACCGTTTACTATATCGGGGTTTTAATGGGCGCTTGGATCGCTGGACTTTTGGCAGATCGTATTGGGAGACTTCCGGTTCAAGCGCTTTGTCTTTACACTCAGGGCACGATGGCTGTTGCGTTATACGTTGTACAGGTACATAAATTtccttgagaaaaaaaaatgataaaataacgttaattaaaatattgaaatgttttctttttttaaattttcaactcgAGGGTCGAtcttcattatattcattttaattcgagTCAACgcggaaaataaaagaagctaACGTTGAATACCAAATTAACAGAGTATAAAaccatttttctcttctcttgcTGAATGAGAATCttcattttagaattatcCCACGTTTTTGGCTCTTCGTGGATTACAAGGAGTCTTTGTTCAGGGTCTACAAAATTCGacgtatattctttctttggaATTGTTCCCCGCCAAGGCACGGACTTTCGTTGCATTAGTTATGCAAATTGCGTGGGCCATTGGTTTGATACTTCTAGCTGCACTCAGTTACATTATACCGGACTGGAGAATCTTGCAATTAGCAGTTTCAGTTCCCACCGCAATAACTGTACTTTACATTtggtatatataattgttttttttttagcgcgaagaacaaataaaatatatatattttgaaatagattGATGCATGATTATGAATGATATCTCAGGATGATACCAGAATCGCCAAGATGGTTACTGGCAAAGGGAAAAACAACGGAGGCAGATATGGCATTGGAACGTATCGCGAAATACAATGTCTGTTGCACTAGATTATCTCGAAGAGGACATGTTAAGTCGGATGCAAACGTTCTGGAGAACGCGATGCCGACGAAACCGGAAAGGAAGTCGCGCATCTCGTGTGCAGAGTTgaagaaatcgaaaatcgataacgaaatgaaagaagaagcTGCGAATTTGCTGAATAGTAATACAACGGATACACTTCAACAAAAAGTTCGAAGTAAAAGATGAatcttattgaatatttcatcaaaataaaaaaaaatttttttatcaattatttattatttacaatacacCATAATTAACGCGAACAAAAATGATGTACACTTTCCAGAAACAAGTTTGAGAGcgatttcagaaaatttagaaagcaAGCTTGCCAAAACGGAATCGGAAGTGGAATCGAAGCAATACGAAAGTGAAGAAATGGAGAAGAGGAATATCGCATCGAGCTCGAAAAGTCatcgaaaatcgaaatcgatatccCAGCCAGCTGGAAGTCAAAgactttcgatgaaaaatgcgTATGATACCGTAGAATTACGGACgccgataaaaaaagagataacgaGCAAAGACGAGTATAAGAAAAAGTGTAAtaagatcgaagaaaaatccaGTAACGCGCAAACAAAAGAAGAGTTGTTGGAACTGTTTAAATCTATGCTATTGAAAAAATACGGCATTATAATGATGTATCAATGgtaagatttttcaaatactttttatcgatcgatgcaattatttctttcttattcgtgtaatcatttatcttttttcttttattcaaggTTCACATCTTCTATAGCATGCTGTGTCTTTATGACACTCGTTccaaatttctcttttaacaGGCATATCGTTTTTGCATTAGGAGGAGCATTAGAAATCGCAACTTACGTGTTTCTCTATTTCATATTGTCTAGATATGGCAGACGATTATCAATGTCAGCATATCAATCAATTACAGGTGCGATTTGTATCTTATTAGCAACCGTAATTATCTTATCGAATCCCACAACTGCAAttggtatgtatatatgtcttaataatatcgtattttatttttcgacacTCGTTCACTTCtaatgattattttcagaTCTCACGAAGACCATTATACTTTTACTCGGTAGAATAGCAGTAATGAGCACCGTTTCCATAACATACTTGTATACGGTCGAGATATTTCCAACAGTTGTGCGAGGAACTTGCTTAGGTTTATGCATCGTTTTCGCGAAAATCGGCAGTTTATGTACGCCACATGAATTATTATCGGTAAGATTTGCATTCCAgcattattttagaattaattagcgGAACGTACAGAATTGGTATAGGGAAAATTAAATACGATTCGACACGAATTTCCGctttctctttaaaatattcattttgaagtaataaatgtaattttcattttaaggGAGAATATTTTCCACTTACCATtccgttaataattattggaatGCTCTGCTTAGGATCTGGGGCATTTGCTTTAATTTTACCAGAAACTTTAAACAAGATTTTACCAGATACAACGGAGGATTCTGAACTGCTGATTGTAAGAAggagagataaagaaaaaaaaaataatgaaaatttaaacaatgaaaACGTCGCGCCTGATATCGAGGATGCTTCGGAAAGGGAAATACTTAGAGCGAAATTGTTTTCGGAGGATTGGGTGGATGCGGGGAATGGCATTTTAGTGAATTTCACAGAGAATAAGAATTCTgagtgaaatatttcaaattttatataggataaattaatatcatgtcataaatatattgacaAATTGTGATTAATCATTTGGTAAAATgtgatcatttatatattatggcaaagatttatttgaaatttatggtattttttttactaaaatatttgagGTATAAATTCTTGATGAAACAATTACAATGTTTTATGTTTAGTTTTTTTTGTgtaattaatagttaaaattaattatttaatttataatcataaaatatgcaTGCATgtgcattattaatttacacgtaaattaaattcatacgaatttaaattattaatgaaaaatatttgcgatacaatatttttcataaaataataatttttagaaatatgtatcattgtgtattatattcttcatGTATACGAATAtgttagattattataatagtttataataatctaatattatttattatttgtatgtttaatgtatgaaatgttaaaacttataataatcaatcagTTATCACTGCctattatacatttaagtgctataaattaaaataattaattataagtgatataaattctttaatttttgcattttagagGCTGAATTAACGATgtgtaatagttttttttaatattatttttacaattttttttattatcaacgttaaataaatatattgtatatataattatgaaattaatttacaaaaataacattttgtacaagtgaaatgaaaataacattcttattttattagaattattttagaattattttatttttaatttatatttaattattttaaataatagatatttacatactaaattaataattttgtatataaatctaataaatgcCAAAGtttgcattataataatttatatataaggatTAAGTActgtaaagattatttttatataataagcatatatatatatatatatatactttattattttgtcaCAGTAAGTATAttcttttgtcattttttaaaaaataaaaattttgagtagaagatttacaaaaaaataaactagaatagaataaaaatattacactgacatataatgttttaaaataaattaaactttataaatgaatattataaatggacTTACCaagatcatttaaatt
Coding sequences:
- the LOC107994922 gene encoding organic cation transporter protein-like isoform X2 → MAKNGTKRTYGCQELGNITLTANETSGFKESMNTDLCFGEYQFATEFGENSVVTEWRLVCEKRYLTFLGPTVYYIGVLMGAWIAGLLADRIGRLPVQALCLYTQGTMAVALYVVQNYPTFLALRGLQGVFVQGLQNSTYILSLELFPAKARTFVALVMQIAWAIGLILLAALSYIIPDWRILQLAVSVPTAITVLYIWMIPESPRWLLAKGKTTEADMALERIAKYNVCCTRLSRRGHVKSDANVLENAMPTKPERKSRISCAELKKSKIDNEMKEEAANLLNSNTTDTLQQKVRKTSLRAISENLESKLAKTESEVESKQYESEEMEKRNIASSSKSHRKSKSISQPAGSQRLSMKNAYDTVELRTPIKKEITSKDEYKKKCNKIEEKSSNAQTKEELLELFKSMLLKKYGIIMMYQWFTSSIACCVFMTLVPNFSFNRHIVFALGGALEIATYVFLYFILSRYGRRLSMSAYQSITGAICILLATVIILSNPTTAIDLTKTIILLLGRIAVMSTVSITYLYTVEIFPTVVRGTCLGLCIVFAKIGSLCTPHELLSGEYFPLTIPLIIIGMLCLGSGAFALILPETLNKILPDTTEDSELLIVRRRDKEKKNNENLNNENVAPDIEDASEREILRAKLFSEDWVDAGNGILVNFTENKNSE
- the LOC107994922 gene encoding organic anion transporter 3-like isoform X1; translated protein: MNAEEVKVGCFQVVIVLLLGINYVIVAMSHALPVFHNYTPKFYCQAKNGTKRTYGCQELGNITLTANETSGFKESMNTDLCFGEYQFATEFGENSVVTEWRLVCEKRYLTFLGPTVYYIGVLMGAWIAGLLADRIGRLPVQALCLYTQGTMAVALYVVQNYPTFLALRGLQGVFVQGLQNSTYILSLELFPAKARTFVALVMQIAWAIGLILLAALSYIIPDWRILQLAVSVPTAITVLYIWMIPESPRWLLAKGKTTEADMALERIAKYNVCCTRLSRRGHVKSDANVLENAMPTKPERKSRISCAELKKSKIDNEMKEEAANLLNSNTTDTLQQKVRKTSLRAISENLESKLAKTESEVESKQYESEEMEKRNIASSSKSHRKSKSISQPAGSQRLSMKNAYDTVELRTPIKKEITSKDEYKKKCNKIEEKSSNAQTKEELLELFKSMLLKKYGIIMMYQWFTSSIACCVFMTLVPNFSFNRHIVFALGGALEIATYVFLYFILSRYGRRLSMSAYQSITGAICILLATVIILSNPTTAIDLTKTIILLLGRIAVMSTVSITYLYTVEIFPTVVRGTCLGLCIVFAKIGSLCTPHELLSGEYFPLTIPLIIIGMLCLGSGAFALILPETLNKILPDTTEDSELLIVRRRDKEKKNNENLNNENVAPDIEDASEREILRAKLFSEDWVDAGNGILVNFTENKNSE